A window of Opisthocomus hoazin isolate bOpiHoa1 chromosome 3, bOpiHoa1.hap1, whole genome shotgun sequence genomic DNA:
GCatagtgttttttggtttttgttttttttttctttccagcaatgTATCAGTTAATCTAAacatgcttttttcctcttttttcctaatttaagGCAATACAGCATCCTAATGATGAGAAGCTGCAAGAGAAGGCATGGGGTGCAGTTGTTCCACTAGTAGGCAAACTGAAGAAATTCTATGAATTTTCTCAAAGACTAGGTAAGTGAAATAGTATTAGCTCGGGGTTTTTTGTCTTCATTAATAAATACATTTGGCATTTTCAGATGTGATCACATGTAGGTCAATCCCCAAAGCTGACATTGCATAGATTCCTTACACACACTGGTTTGGATCTTCTTTATATCTGCATACTAACTGCTTGGATGTAGAAACAAACTTGCTTCAGTTGATACCTGAGAGGAGAAATAGAATGGGAGCGTACTTGTCATCCTCTTTCTCTACCCCTTTAGTAATTCTGGAAAGCACTAACGAGCTGATTGTTTTGAAAACTAGTGGACTAATTCATTGGGAATTAATTCTGTTAATGTTTCTGATACCAAGAGTAATTAAAAGTGACTGTATTTATTATTCCTGCGCAAACACACTAGAAATAGTTTGGTTCGTGGAAAGGCCTGATCTAGGTTCATGAAGGTGGAATACTTAAGATAGCACTTCATGCCTCTTGCCTACTTGACTGATGTTGTGTCTAAGCTGATAAAACCTGTTAGACATGATTTGTTTTTGCACAAACTATCTGTTGTTACCTCACGTTTTGACACTCATTAGCGCATGGCTCATGAAAAAATGAACTCAAAAAATGGAAGCTTTTTCCAGACGAGTTCCGCTTTGTTAGTGGTGAGGTGTTTTTCTCAAGAAGGTGAGCAAGTTGGATTGTAAGTTtatcttaaaaacaaataaaacatgttttgtcCTGATAGGTGTGTACTTCTTGAATTGTGTGTTATCTTAAAGGCTGCTAACACCAGTTATTGAAATACGTTTTAACAAATGTTATAGACAAAGCTTCAACAAAACTTTCCAAGAAGTTTTTTCATGGCTGTCAGTGCTGATTAGACCTGCTCTTTACAGCAGTTTATAAGTAAATGCGACAACAGTGGCACATAGGAGCAATTCATCAAGCTCCATTATTATGAACTACCATGTATTTTGGCAGATGTCTATTTTAAGTCTAGCATGCAGAATATCAGTCAACAGAGATGCAAGAAGCAGGTGCAGTTGTATATTGAAAAATACTCTCCTTTCATTTAAGAGGCAGGATTGCGAGGTCTGTTGGGAGCCCTGACAAGCACTCCATATTCACCAACACAACACCTGGAGCGAGAGCAGGCTCTTGCTAAGCAGTTTGCAGAAATTCTTCACTTTACACTCCGGTTTGATGAGCTCAAGGTAAGAACTTCTTGTAATTTTGTAAGCATAAATgctagcaaaaataaaacaaatgtattcaCTGAAGCAGTCTGGGTTGTGTTCTGTTCCAGAATACAGCATGCGGTAGATGCTCAAATATCTGCTATGCTCGGCTTGTTTGCATGATTTAGAGTTAGATTAAACTGGAAAGCAGATGAAATATCGTATTAGCTTTAGGCAATTGTTATATTTCAGTGCGTATTAATCATGTTTCTTTGTCTGAATTTGGCATATCTCTTGGgataatgctgctgctgcttttagtaTGTGCACATCCATAGTCCAGCTATTTTCATGCTAATGTGCAAAGAACTAAGCTGAAATGATATTAATTTACTGGTCTGATCCTTGGTATCAGACTAGCAAAGCCATTTTTTTCAGTCTACTAATTTCAAACTCCTATTTAGGAGACTGCTCGTTTTCTTGTTAGATCTTGTTCTGAAAAATCTGAGAATTTAAGTAGAAAGCTTCATGTTCTACATATCACTTCCCAACATGTCACAAGCCTTTTTACTTCAGAAGGGTGAATATTCACTTACTCTTGGTGTTAGATTTTATGAAAACTTTTCCTTATATTTTTCTTGAGTTTTTCACAGCTCTTTTGTTTCCGTATGTATATAGATGACAAATCCTGCTATACAGAATGACTTCAGCTACTACAGAAGAACTCTGAGCCGTATGAGGATTAACAATGTCCCAGTAGGTAACCCTTGGATGAGAACAAATGTAATCTTATACTACCACCTATCTTTTTCATGTATAGAACACCAAcattcttgttttccttctgctttataGGCAGAGGGAGAAAATGAAGTAAATAATGAGTTGGCAAACAGAATGTCTTTATTTTATGCTGAAGCAACACCAATGTTGAAAACCTTAAGTGATGCTACAACAAAGTTTGTGTCGGAGGTAAGAGTATAGACTTATGGCTTGGATAGCATACTTCAAAGCACTGCAGGGCCAGACATCATTTTGGAACACAAAACTCTTCTACCAGGCTTAATGTGGCATCGGGAAATCCAACTTATTTTTTGAAGCCTCAAGAAACATAAAGTATCTTTCTCAGATGCTGTAGAGGTTAGAGTAAGTTCAGCTAGCCACTTGGTGGATGAGTCGCAGAAAGTTAATGGGATAGCAGTATGACACTGGTAGTGGTGGCTTTCCTCGAGGAGGGAGAGGCGAGTATGTTGCCTGCATTTTTGGTGGTGATTTAGAGCAAAAAAATGAAGGGGAAACAGCTTGATCTGTATGCTTGAAATAACAAAGACAATTGAAATGTagcttcctttcctccttcccaagACACTTTTGGTTTGCTTTGTAAAGTCTAGTGTACGTACATTATTGCAGAAGAGGGAAGGAACCTGAACTGGAAAAGTATTCCAAGACTGACACATCTCTATTTGTCCTTAACTACCTAAGTAAATACTAGTAATAAAATCCAGTCACTGCAAATATTGTGCTTGATTTCTGATAACTGTAATAATTTCTTATATGCAAAGAATGCACACTATTTCTTATTAAAAAGTAATTGTAGATTACATGATTTCATACAAAGATACATTTGGTTTTTAGCATTTTTTGTAAGTTTTGCTTTTAACTTGAAATGCATTGAGAAAAATGGCCTCTTACTTTACATTTCTTTGAGGTGTTTGTCTGCCACAATTTTAAGTGTTATTATTGCAGCAGTATTTAGCTATAGAAATTTCTGTCTTTAAAGAGCGGGTGAGGTGATGCCTGTAAAACTTACCAGAAGTCCATAGTGTCggtgtatttctgtaattacaaACAAGCAGGCAAAACCGATGTGGTAGACTTTGTTCTTTAAGTTGCTAATCTTTATTGTGACGTTATTAAAATCCAGTGTAAGGCTACCTGACTTACCATAATTGTGTTGATGTTTTCAATTCCTCCACATTGCCATGCTAGCAGATCACTGATTCAATTTAGGTTTTGTAGTATAATATTTCACAAGAATTGAATTGCAGACTGTTTATCTTCTTCCACAGAATAAAAATTTACCGATAGAGAATACTACAGATTGCTTAAGCACCATGGCTAGTGTGTGCAGGGTCATGCTGGAAACCCCGTGAGTATGAACAGTGCTTGTATTGTGTGTGAATTATCTCTGTGTTTAAAACATGCCTTGTGATGCATAAGGTGAAAGAAATATAATTGGAGTAATTAGgagctgtgtgttttcttttttaccaACTTAGTTTTCAGCCTCAACATGAAACTAACTTGTCTCAATTTGCTAGCCATTCAAATCATGTGGTCTACTTTTCTGaacatattaatatttaaaaatagaatggCTATGAAAGCTAGACAACTTCTTCGCACTCTTTATAAATGGTTTTCTCATGTATAATTCAGGAAAATACACTATTTGAACATGATTGCCTAGGGTCTCCTGAAGGAGTGGGTATAGACAATGCGTTGGATGGTGCCTCCTTGCAAGCTGGCTTGACTGATGGCTGCAGCAAAATTACAGTGCCCCTGTCTGGGGAATTATGAGATGACTTTTAGACATGAAGGCAGTCTGTTGTCTGCTGTAAATTTGAGAGGCACTGGGACTATGAACAAAAAGTCAAACTAAACTTTGGGGTTTTCATCTGTTTCTTCTGGGATCTAAATGGTTTCCCATGGGTAAAATTACTCAGGCAGGCGGTATGTCTTATTTAAAAAAGTTTCTGTCCAAATACACAGTACACTTGTGTTGGAGCACATTAAGAGCTCCGAACTTTTATATTCTTACCCTGCTTAGGAATGGTGTGTGTATTCAAGAAAGCAGTTAAGTGTTGTTCATTAAGCTtgcttcttttttgcctttttttttttctcccctgagtCAGAAGTTTGGGTTGCGTGTATATTAGAGGGTGGCAAGCACTGAAAGCAATGTTAGTATGTCTTGgtttaatcttcttttttttccccctgaaaaaaaacccaaacaaacctgaAATGGTGTAGCAGCAGGGTGCCATTTTAGGTTTGGGAATCTTTTGTTAATCTCCAGATGACTCTAAGCAGTGGTCTGACTGATATGTAGGTTGttgaaaggaaaaaggataacTCTTGGAAGTTTGTAGGGTTggtgggtttttggggtttggtttgttttttttttctctgaggatTTTTGGTaggatttttctctttaatcttaTTTCAGGCATTACTAGTGTCATCTTGTTTTTGATAGATAatactctgtattttttttttaattacagtgaaTATAGAAGCAGGTTTACAAATGAGGAAACAGTATCATTCTGTCTGAGGGTAATGGTGGGTGTCATCATACTCTATGACCACGTGCATCCGGTGGGCGCTTTTGCCAAAACTTCAAAAATCGATGTAAGTTTATTGTTACTAAATAATCTTTTGGATGTTTAGATTGTGTATAGGCTCCTTTTCTGTCCTCCAGGTTCTAGTGGCAGATGTACACTTTCGATTGATGCTAAATGGATAGTGGTAGCTGTTGGCAAACTATATACATAAATAGCAAGAAATACAAACTAGGTCTTCAGACAAGTAAACGGTCTTTGTTAGGTCatgaaaaatctattttaatggAATCCAGGTACTGTCTTGAAATACTTGAACAGTGGTGATATTGAAAGATCCAGATCAGAATGACTAGAAATAACAACATTATCTAGCTTGTTCCTGGCTATCTGGTGAAAAGCTAGGTTTGCCATCCACCAATCTTCAAAGTCTTCAACTTTGTGCTGCTGTTCAGTAGTAAGTCTACAGATGATACATGCTGTTACTGTATGCTGCTTCGTGGTTGTGTCAAATGGACTATTATACCACTGTATTAGCTACAGAGTTTGTTGTTATTTCACTGGCTGACTGTAATCATGCTTATTAGACTTATGATAAAGACAGACTTGTGTTTACAGTTCCTTTTTTAAGGT
This region includes:
- the CYRIB gene encoding CYFIP-related Rac1 interactor B isoform X2, whose product is MGNLLKVLTCTDLEQGPNFFLDFENAQPTESEKEIYNQVNVVLKDAEGILEDLQSYRGAGHEIREAIQHPNDEKLQEKAWGAVVPLVGKLKKFYEFSQRLEAGLRGLLGALTSTPYSPTQHLEREQALAKQFAEILHFTLRFDELKMTNPAIQNDFSYYRRTLSRMRINNVPAEGENEVNNELANRMSLFYAEATPMLKTLSDATTKFVSENKNLPIENTTDCLSTMASVCRVMLETPEYRSRFTNEETVSFCLRVMVGVIILYDHVHPVGAFAKTSKIDMKGCIKVLKDQPPNSVEGLLNALRYTTKHLNDETTSKQIKSMLQ
- the CYRIB gene encoding CYFIP-related Rac1 interactor B isoform X1 produces the protein MFAGMGNLIKVLTRDIDHNAAHFFLDFENAQPTESEKEIYNQVNVVLKDAEGILEDLQSYRGAGHEIREAIQHPNDEKLQEKAWGAVVPLVGKLKKFYEFSQRLEAGLRGLLGALTSTPYSPTQHLEREQALAKQFAEILHFTLRFDELKMTNPAIQNDFSYYRRTLSRMRINNVPAEGENEVNNELANRMSLFYAEATPMLKTLSDATTKFVSENKNLPIENTTDCLSTMASVCRVMLETPEYRSRFTNEETVSFCLRVMVGVIILYDHVHPVGAFAKTSKIDMKGCIKVLKDQPPNSVEGLLNALRYTTKHLNDETTSKQIKSMLQ
- the CYRIB gene encoding CYFIP-related Rac1 interactor B isoform X3 — its product is MGNLIKVLTRDIDHNAAHFFLDFENAQPTESEKEIYNQVNVVLKDAEGILEDLQSYRGAGHEIREAIQHPNDEKLQEKAWGAVVPLVGKLKKFYEFSQRLEAGLRGLLGALTSTPYSPTQHLEREQALAKQFAEILHFTLRFDELKMTNPAIQNDFSYYRRTLSRMRINNVPAEGENEVNNELANRMSLFYAEATPMLKTLSDATTKFVSENKNLPIENTTDCLSTMASVCRVMLETPEYRSRFTNEETVSFCLRVMVGVIILYDHVHPVGAFAKTSKIDMKGCIKVLKDQPPNSVEGLLNALRYTTKHLNDETTSKQIKSMLQ